Proteins from one Halogeometricum sp. S1BR25-6 genomic window:
- the tenA gene encoding thiaminase II yields the protein MSFTDDLSTVADPIWDAIEDHPMVRRLGAGTLSTDPFEYWVRQDYVYLVDYARVFAYGAATAPDLERMGTFAELLDSTINTEMDLHRAYAMEFGIGEAELEATEASPTTRAYTDFLVRTAATGSFGDLVAVLLPCMWGFNETAERLRATGKPDDERYAEWIDTYAGAEFTELTTWCKELMDDVARGASDAERERYRDLFYESGRYEYRFWDAAWRQEGWEL from the coding sequence ATGAGCTTCACCGACGACCTATCGACGGTTGCGGACCCCATCTGGGACGCCATCGAGGACCACCCGATGGTCCGGCGGTTGGGCGCGGGCACGCTGTCGACGGACCCCTTCGAGTACTGGGTGCGGCAGGACTACGTCTACCTCGTCGACTACGCGCGGGTGTTCGCCTACGGCGCGGCGACGGCGCCGGATTTGGAACGAATGGGCACGTTCGCCGAACTCTTAGACTCGACCATCAACACCGAGATGGACCTCCACCGCGCGTACGCCATGGAGTTCGGAATCGGCGAAGCGGAGTTGGAAGCGACGGAGGCGTCGCCGACGACGCGAGCGTACACGGACTTTCTCGTCCGCACCGCCGCGACGGGGTCGTTCGGCGACCTGGTGGCCGTTCTCCTCCCGTGCATGTGGGGGTTCAACGAGACGGCCGAGCGACTGCGGGCGACGGGCAAACCCGACGACGAGCGCTACGCCGAGTGGATAGACACCTACGCGGGCGCGGAGTTCACCGAACTCACGACGTGGTGCAAGGAGCTGATGGACGACGTGGCCCGCGGCGCGAGCGACGCGGAACGCGAGCGCTACCGCGACCTGTTCTACGAGTCAGGGCGGTACGAGTACCGCTTCTGGGACGCCGCGTGGCGACAGGAGGGGTGGGAGCTATGA
- a CDS encoding TenA family protein, with translation MSERDGDERGPERESVPESFDAYAETVANARVTDWLRERAEPEWMAATTHRFTRELGAGEVDDAAFRRYLVQDYAFLGSLVGLVGHAVGDAPTMASKRRLSTFLGTLTSEEDDYFERSFEALGVSPKRYENPTRTPTTLAFEDLIGRAAREGGYAERLAVLLPAEWVYEEWATAVDEGSQSPDRFYLDEWVHLHANEEFRAFVGWLRAELDREGAAASPRRRRRLERLFARTVSLEVAFFDDAYGDHASSGGEREW, from the coding sequence ATGAGCGAGAGAGACGGGGACGAACGCGGACCCGAGCGCGAGTCCGTCCCCGAGTCGTTCGACGCGTACGCCGAGACGGTCGCCAACGCCCGCGTCACCGACTGGCTCCGGGAGCGCGCCGAACCCGAGTGGATGGCGGCGACGACCCACCGGTTCACCCGCGAACTGGGCGCCGGCGAGGTGGACGACGCGGCGTTCCGGCGGTATCTGGTGCAGGACTACGCCTTCCTCGGGTCGCTCGTCGGCCTCGTGGGACACGCCGTCGGCGACGCGCCGACGATGGCGTCGAAGCGTCGGCTGTCGACGTTCCTCGGAACGCTCACATCCGAGGAGGACGACTACTTCGAGCGCTCCTTCGAGGCGCTGGGCGTCTCACCGAAACGGTACGAGAACCCGACGCGAACGCCAACGACGCTGGCGTTCGAGGACCTCATCGGCCGCGCCGCGCGGGAGGGCGGCTACGCCGAACGACTGGCCGTGCTCCTGCCCGCCGAGTGGGTGTACGAGGAGTGGGCGACGGCCGTCGACGAGGGGTCCCAATCCCCCGACCGATTCTACCTCGACGAGTGGGTGCACCTCCACGCGAACGAGGAGTTTCGGGCGTTCGTGGGATGGCTCCGCGCGGAACTCGACCGCGAGGGCGCCGCGGCCTCCCCGCGGCGTCGGCGCCGCCTCGAACGGCTCTTCGCGCGGACCGTCTCGCTGGAAGTCGCGTTCTTCGACGACGCCTACGGGGACCACGCGTCGAGCGGGGGTGAGCGGGAGTGGTGA
- a CDS encoding sodium:solute symporter family transporter: MVSSTVALGLTVVTLSVFAGLGLWVSRGRVDSVEDFITARGAADEGRLSATLVASVMGVWILLSAPEAGALYGIAAAVGYGLGEAAPMLAYSRLGPQIRELIPEGHSLTEYAYARYGGAMYAFVLAVSALYMFVFLAAELTGISLAFHYVAGVPQWQTATLVTGFVLVYTAYGGLRASIATDAVQLVVVLPLLAGSVAALLFALGGPGAVVDGVADANPALLDPGYVPGLRFGVALVFAVLGAELLNQTWWQRIYAADGSETVKRSFRVATVANGLILLVATLLGVVAVGNSGVVTTGAEYNAGVAFFVLLDGAFSEPLVVGVLLLALLLVTSTADSLFNALSSLVTADLPRVLDDPDDRTLRLGARAVTVVVAVAAVAVSLRARSVLSLFFVADLLGAAVGVPLVYGLFSGRLSGRGALASALLGLAVGSAFFPFPFGLHGAVDSLLGGLLPAPDPTYLVPFAGAFLVSSAAAAVAARLSSREFDLDRLSREIRRLDRPVADGGTPRDLDGPNGPDGPGGRPSEGAEDR; the protein is encoded by the coding sequence GTGGTGAGTTCGACCGTCGCCCTCGGCCTCACCGTCGTCACCCTCTCCGTCTTCGCGGGGTTGGGACTGTGGGTCTCGCGGGGGCGCGTCGACTCCGTCGAGGACTTCATCACCGCCCGCGGCGCCGCGGACGAGGGGCGGTTGAGCGCCACGCTCGTCGCCTCGGTGATGGGCGTGTGGATACTGCTGTCGGCCCCCGAGGCGGGCGCGCTGTACGGTATCGCCGCGGCCGTCGGCTACGGACTCGGCGAGGCGGCGCCGATGCTCGCGTACTCCCGATTAGGGCCGCAGATTCGAGAGCTGATTCCGGAGGGGCACTCGCTGACCGAGTACGCCTACGCGCGGTACGGCGGCGCGATGTACGCGTTCGTCCTCGCGGTCAGCGCCCTCTACATGTTCGTCTTCCTCGCCGCCGAGTTGACGGGCATCTCGCTGGCGTTCCACTACGTCGCCGGCGTCCCCCAGTGGCAGACGGCCACGCTCGTCACCGGGTTCGTCCTCGTCTATACCGCCTACGGCGGCCTCCGGGCGAGCATCGCCACCGACGCGGTGCAGCTGGTCGTCGTCCTCCCCCTCCTCGCCGGAAGCGTCGCGGCCCTGCTGTTCGCGCTCGGCGGACCCGGCGCCGTCGTCGACGGCGTCGCGGACGCGAACCCGGCGCTCTTGGACCCCGGCTACGTCCCCGGCCTGCGGTTCGGCGTCGCCCTCGTGTTCGCGGTGCTCGGCGCGGAACTACTCAACCAGACGTGGTGGCAGCGAATCTACGCCGCCGACGGCTCCGAGACCGTCAAGCGGAGCTTTCGCGTCGCGACCGTCGCGAACGGGCTTATCCTCCTCGTGGCCACGCTGCTCGGCGTCGTCGCCGTCGGAAACTCCGGCGTCGTCACGACGGGCGCGGAGTACAACGCCGGCGTCGCCTTCTTCGTTCTCCTGGACGGCGCGTTCTCCGAACCACTGGTGGTCGGCGTCCTCCTTCTCGCCCTGCTGCTCGTGACGAGCACGGCCGACTCGCTGTTCAACGCCCTCTCGAGTCTCGTCACCGCCGACCTGCCGCGGGTGCTGGACGACCCCGACGACCGGACGCTCCGACTCGGCGCGCGCGCCGTCACCGTCGTCGTCGCCGTCGCCGCCGTCGCCGTCAGCCTCCGCGCGCGCAGCGTCCTCAGCCTGTTCTTCGTCGCGGACCTCCTCGGCGCCGCCGTCGGCGTCCCCCTCGTCTACGGGCTGTTCAGCGGTCGGCTGTCGGGACGGGGCGCGCTGGCGAGCGCCCTCCTCGGCCTCGCCGTCGGGAGCGCGTTCTTCCCCTTCCCGTTCGGACTGCACGGCGCGGTCGACTCGCTCCTCGGCGGCCTCCTCCCCGCGCCCGACCCGACCTACCTCGTGCCGTTCGCCGGCGCGTTTCTCGTCTCTTCGGCCGCGGCGGCCGTCGCGGCGCGCTTGTCGAGCCGCGAGTTCGACCTCGACCGCCTCTCGCGGGAGATTCGCCGCCTCGACCGACCCGTCGCCGACGGCGGAACGCCGCGCGACCTGGACGGTCCGAACGGGCCTGACGGTCCGGGCGGTCGACCCTCCGAGGGGGCGGAGGACCGATGA